A single genomic interval of Desulfonatronum sp. SC1 harbors:
- a CDS encoding DsrE-related protein, with amino-acid sequence MILPQLKQGGHGLTVVGMFFFVDNTFMLVKGNDIGERLTKISQETGILIMACDKWAFVRKINDDLVAAARLGCFPDLHAALKDVALSQVITL; translated from the coding sequence ATGATTCTCCCCCAACTGAAACAGGGCGGACACGGCTTAACAGTGGTCGGAATGTTCTTTTTTGTCGATAATACCTTCATGCTGGTGAAAGGGAATGATATCGGCGAGCGGCTGACAAAAATATCTCAAGAAACAGGCATATTGATAATGGCCTGCGACAAATGGGCTTTTGTTCGAAAAATCAATGACGATCTGGTTGCGGCCGCTCGTCTGGGGTGCTTCCCCGACCTACATGCGGCATTGAAGGATGTCGCCCTTAGTCAGGTCATCACCCTCTAA
- the saoE gene encoding efflux transporter SaoE: MISDLLADLVFTSWHILRSVAPWLIVSFIAAGLLRQFLDPAKFQRALGNRGLAAILKATLSGMLLPICSCGVIPLGLGMYYTGAYLGPTLAFMVATPIINPAAVLLSYGLLGPQIATIYLITGFLVPVAIGLTANALAGKELHAPGMDVQIEPTAMEGTEQVSIGTRLFIGLKWGSLDLGTMVSKYIVFGVILAGILIVGVPQHLIQGYLGHSGMISIFGIALLGAVIYVCAVGHIPLVAALVATGASPGIAITFLMTGAATNLPELISIYKMIGKRAVLIYSGLVVSSSLVVGWFTNLLLLPDFVPFYNLEKGQEAIGLANRLIVSIPEPVQILCSVFILLLFLRAYKPQMTTLWKRAVA; the protein is encoded by the coding sequence ATGATCTCCGACTTGCTCGCGGACCTTGTCTTCACCTCCTGGCACATCCTGCGCAGTGTCGCACCCTGGCTGATCGTCAGCTTTATCGCCGCGGGCCTGCTTCGGCAGTTTCTCGACCCGGCCAAATTTCAAAGAGCCTTGGGCAATCGCGGTCTCGCGGCGATCCTCAAGGCGACGCTTTCAGGGATGCTCCTGCCCATTTGCAGTTGTGGGGTTATCCCTCTGGGTCTGGGCATGTACTATACCGGGGCATATCTCGGCCCAACCTTGGCTTTCATGGTGGCCACTCCCATCATCAATCCGGCTGCCGTTCTGCTGTCCTACGGATTGCTCGGTCCGCAGATCGCCACGATTTACCTGATCACCGGCTTTCTTGTGCCAGTAGCGATCGGGCTGACAGCGAATGCCCTGGCCGGCAAGGAGCTGCATGCACCGGGCATGGATGTTCAGATTGAACCGACAGCCATGGAAGGAACAGAACAGGTCTCAATCGGGACAAGGCTTTTCATCGGCCTCAAGTGGGGATCATTAGATTTAGGTACCATGGTCAGTAAATACATCGTCTTTGGTGTCATTTTAGCCGGGATACTTATTGTTGGCGTCCCCCAGCATTTAATCCAGGGATATCTTGGCCATTCCGGGATGATTTCCATTTTCGGCATCGCATTGCTGGGCGCGGTGATCTATGTCTGCGCCGTCGGACATATCCCCCTGGTTGCTGCCCTGGTGGCCACCGGGGCCTCGCCCGGCATTGCGATCACCTTTTTGATGACCGGGGCGGCCACCAATCTTCCTGAATTGATCAGTATTTATAAAATGATCGGGAAACGGGCGGTGCTGATCTACAGCGGCCTGGTGGTCTCCAGTTCATTGGTGGTTGGCTGGTTCACCAATCTCCTGCTGTTGCCTGATTTTGTCCCGTTCTACAATCTGGAAAAAGGACAGGAAGCAATTGGACTGGCCAACCGTTTAATTGTTTCCATCCCGGAACCTGTCCAAATCCTCTGCTCGGTGTTCATCCTGTTGCTTTTCTTGAGGGCATATAAACCACAGATGACGACGCTTTGGAAAAGGGCTGTGGCGTGA
- the saoC gene encoding Cys-Cys-COOH (seleno)protein SaoC: MKCLFFIKMLAAAALLFSASGCTELATPPLGDQKDFCPDVLNHNTLLRNFAESYPGNPILKYAQADLNDNGQEDLIVIYQVVKGQNEMRVLLNHGTDYFVSDPVPAPVSDQMIQFKDIDNKPPLEFLVQGRKGPFIGYAIFRVEDGEIVDLFSEGMADCC; the protein is encoded by the coding sequence GTGAAATGTTTATTTTTTATCAAAATGTTGGCTGCCGCAGCTCTCCTTTTTTCTGCTTCCGGCTGTACCGAACTGGCCACGCCACCGCTTGGGGACCAGAAAGACTTCTGCCCGGATGTTCTGAACCATAACACACTGTTGCGCAATTTTGCTGAAAGCTACCCGGGAAACCCCATCCTGAAATACGCTCAAGCCGACCTGAATGATAACGGCCAGGAAGACCTGATTGTTATTTACCAAGTCGTTAAGGGTCAAAACGAAATGCGTGTTCTTTTGAACCATGGAACTGATTATTTCGTCAGCGATCCGGTACCGGCCCCGGTTTCCGATCAAATGATTCAGTTCAAAGACATCGATAACAAACCTCCCCTTGAATTCCTCGTCCAAGGCCGAAAAGGCCCCTTCATCGGGTATGCAATTTTTCGCGTCGAGGACGGCGAGATCGTGGATTTGTTTAGCGAGGGCATGGCTGACTGCTGTTGA
- the saoT gene encoding thioredoxin-like (seleno)protein SaoT, which yields MAKVQIEFINTCPCCDEHGATIQDIAARYGDDIDVFIYNAGKDFGYLKKYGMISKGTMIINGVKRYENLSKEIIEQAISQAMAG from the coding sequence ATGGCCAAAGTTCAAATTGAATTTATCAATACCTGCCCTTGTTGCGACGAACACGGAGCAACCATCCAAGATATCGCCGCCCGTTACGGGGATGATATCGATGTTTTTATTTATAATGCCGGCAAGGATTTCGGCTACCTGAAAAAATACGGGATGATCAGCAAGGGGACGATGATCATCAACGGAGTGAAAAGGTATGAAAACCTCTCCAAAGAGATCATCGAGCAGGCCATAAGCCAGGCTATGGCAGGTTGA